CCGTCAAGACGACTGCCTTTGATCTGCAAATGAACCCGGCGAATCCGGGGATGAAGTTTCATCGCGTTGATCGGGCCAAAGACAAGAATTTCTGGTCCGTACGGGTGAGCGGTGACATCCGCTTGATTGTCCACAAAACCGGGGACAGCTTGCTGCTTTGCTATACCGATCACCATGACAATGCCTACCACTGGGCGGAGCGCCGAAAGCTGGAGACGCACCCCAAAACCGGGGCCGCTCAGATTGTCGAAATCCGCGAGACAGTGCAGGAAGTCTTTGTGCCTCAGTACGTCGAGGCAGCGGAACCTCAGCCCGAGTTTAAGAAATCAGCACTCTTTGCAACGCATAGTGAGGACGAACTGCTCGGGTATGGAGTTCCCCCCGAATGGCTCGCTGATGTGAAGCAGGCCGATGAGGACTCACTACTGGCCTTGGCAGATCACCTGCCCGAAGAGGCGTCTGAAGCCTTACTGGAGTTGGCCACTGGCGGCACCCCTGTGGTTGCTTCCTCAGTGACCGACGAAGCCGCTACCGACCCGTTTGAGCATCCGGATGCCCGCCGCCGCTTCCGCGTGATGACCAATGTCGAGGAGTTGGAGCAGGCCTTGGAATATCCATGGGAGAAATGGACCGTCTTCCTACACCCAACCCAGCGCGAAGTCGTCGAGCGCGATTACTCCGGGCCCGTTCGTGTCTCCGGTACAGCAGGGACGGGAAAGACCATCGTAGCACTGCACCGTGCCGTTTACCTGGCTCGCAAGCACCCTGACGCCCGTGTCCTGCTGACGACCTTTTCCGAGGCACTCGCCCAATCGCTTCGTGTGAAGCTGAGGCGCTTACTCGTCAGTCAGCCTTCTCTGGGGGAGCGTATTGACGTCGAGTACATGGATGCCGTTGGTAAACGCCTGTATGAGCGTAATGTCGGTAAGCTGCGCCTGGTTGATGCTGAGACGGTTTGCACTCTGTTGAAGGAGGAAGCCGAACGAAACGGTCTGGAGGGTTATAGTCTCTCGTTTTTGAACTCAGAATGGGAACAGATCGTGGACGCTTGGCAGTTGGACTCATGGGAAGCGTATCGTGACGTCAAACGCCTTGGACGAAAATCTAGGTTGAACGAGGCCAAACGCGAACAGCTCTGGGCAGTATTCTCGTCTGTGCAGCAACGCTTGAGTGATGATTCAGTGTTAAGCAAGTGCGGCATGTTTTCTCAGTTGGCTCACCAGTTGGGGAAATCGAGTCGTACGCCTTACGACTTCACGGTTGTTGACGAAGCACAAGACATCAGCATTTCACAGCTACGTTTTTTGGCAGCACTGGGAAGCCACCGGGCTGATGCACTGTTTTTCACCGGCGATCTTGGTCAACGCATTTTCCAGCAGCCATTTTCGTGGAGCAGCCTAGGAATAAATATCCGGGGAAGGTCCAAGACGCTGAGGGTGAATTACCGCACCTCACACCAGATCCGTGCCCAGGCTGACCGGTTACTTGACCCGGAAATATCAGACATGGATGGGAACGTGGAGAAACGTACGGACACCATTTCGGTATTTAATGGTCCAGCTCCGGCTCTATCGACTTTCGATTCTCAACAGGATGAAATTGACGCTGTTGCCTCAAAGCTAAAGGAGTGGGTTGCTGATGGTGTCTTCCCACATGAAATCGGTATTTTCGTGCGCTCAGAGAACGAAATTCCGCGAGCACTGAGTGCGATAGAAACCTCAGGGCTGATGCACCAGCTACTTTCAGATTCCTTTGAATCAAGGTCGGGCAAAGTAGCTGTCAGCACCATGCACTTGGCGAAGGGTTTGGAGTACCGTGCAGTCATCGTCATGGCCTGTGATGACGAAGTGATGCCAAGCCAGGAACGAATTGAAGCAATCGGTGACACAGCAGACTTAGAGGATGTCTACAATACAGAGCGCTACCTGCTGTATGTTGCCTGCACTCGTGCCCGGGATTATTTGATGGTTACAAGTGTTGAACCCGCCTCTGAGTTCCTCGATGATCTTTTGCTGTAGTGTGCATCTGGCTAGTTAGTATGCTTCTGAGGTACGGCCTCAGAACAGTAATTTATGACCGAGGCAACATTCAAAAGGTGATTGTAGTGCCTGAGTAAGCGGCTATCCATACGCTATTGAGTCATCGCTATGAATAAGCTCTCCCAGCTAAAAGAAAAGCCCCCGTGCGCCCCGTCTTGTGAGGCGCAATAGGGCAGGGGCTTTTCTTAGTGTAAACCATGGTTTACATGGTGGGTGATTGCACTGCTGAGAGCGCCCCTACCTGCGCAGGATGGGTGGCAGTCCCTCTCATCCCCCGCTCAATTCAAACCCAGTGCATTATCGAGGAGTTGGTGGAGGCGGTGGGTGCGTGTGGGCAGGAGGTTGAGGTTGCCTTTGAGGGCCTCGGTGAAGGCGTTCTGGAGGCTCCAGGCGGTCCGGGGCTGGAAGGCCTCGTGCCGGGGTTGACGCCATTCGCGCAGGACCTTGGGGATGGTGCTGTTGGCCATGACACCGGCATCGACGGCGCGTACAATCAGGTCGTGAGCGGTACGATTCTGAAGCGTGATGCGACGGTAGTAATTTACCCGGCGGTCATGTTTATCCCAGTGGTGCTTGAGGCCTGACACCGCCTGCTTGGCAAGGCCAGGCAGATCGTGCAGGATACGCGGAGTGTGCTTGCGGGCCAGTTGGATTTCTCCGGAGAACGAGAGATTATCGCAAACTAAAACCTGGCTCCCGGCTACGATCCCCGCCGAGAAGCGTTGGTCGTGGCTGTTGCGGACGCCCACCACATAGGTGTATTCAAGTCCGGATACGGGGGCGTCCACTTCGATCAGTCCGAAGTAGCGGGCATTGTCATGGGTGAGCCCGTGAGCCTGCCCGGCAACGGTGAAGCCCTGTTCGAGTAGGGCACGTTCGACGACTTGTAACAACCGGATGTGCGGGATCGGTCTCCAGGTGGAGGTTGCCCGGGGAGTCTTGATCTGGGCAAGGTCGCACCGGCTGACGGCATGGCTGCCGCAGTGCAGGAGCAGGTTGCAGCGTTGGGGAGCTGCGGGTGAGACGGGTTCAATCGTGTCTGTTATCATGGTGTTGATGCGTTGATGTTGTGGTGTGAAAACTACGAAAAACGTCCTGCTTTCGTAGCTTTTGGGAAAATGCTGATTCGCCTGTATGTTCGATAAATACTGGCCTGGGAGTCAGTGGTGTCGTAACCGGGTATGGGAGTGCCCAGTCCCTGTTACCGCACCGAAGGGGCAGATGGGGTGGCCTCCGATGTTTGGAAAGGTAAAAGCCCCGCCTCGTGCGAGCGAAGCGGGGCTGTATTGGCCGGGCATGACGCGATAGGCTTAGCGGTAGCGCTCACGGTCCCGTTCGTACTCGGGGTATTCCGGGACGAAGGGCGATCGTCTCACCGCCCCAACGGCATAACCGATAGACCCGATGAGGACGGCCACGGAGATGACCAGGAACGGACTGAGCGTTTCCTTGGCCTCATTGACCGCCCCGATGGCGACCGGCCCCACCAGCGTGCCGACGCTGTAGGCAGTCAGCGCGACGAGCACGAGCTTAAGGACGGCATTCATGATG
This genomic interval from Ruficoccus sp. ZRK36 contains the following:
- a CDS encoding 3'-5' exonuclease, with amino-acid sequence MNFLISSTFNDSLTKLTGEEQKAVKTTAFDLQMNPANPGMKFHRVDRAKDKNFWSVRVSGDIRLIVHKTGDSLLLCYTDHHDNAYHWAERRKLETHPKTGAAQIVEIRETVQEVFVPQYVEAAEPQPEFKKSALFATHSEDELLGYGVPPEWLADVKQADEDSLLALADHLPEEASEALLELATGGTPVVASSVTDEAATDPFEHPDARRRFRVMTNVEELEQALEYPWEKWTVFLHPTQREVVERDYSGPVRVSGTAGTGKTIVALHRAVYLARKHPDARVLLTTFSEALAQSLRVKLRRLLVSQPSLGERIDVEYMDAVGKRLYERNVGKLRLVDAETVCTLLKEEAERNGLEGYSLSFLNSEWEQIVDAWQLDSWEAYRDVKRLGRKSRLNEAKREQLWAVFSSVQQRLSDDSVLSKCGMFSQLAHQLGKSSRTPYDFTVVDEAQDISISQLRFLAALGSHRADALFFTGDLGQRIFQQPFSWSSLGINIRGRSKTLRVNYRTSHQIRAQADRLLDPEISDMDGNVEKRTDTISVFNGPAPALSTFDSQQDEIDAVASKLKEWVADGVFPHEIGIFVRSENEIPRALSAIETSGLMHQLLSDSFESRSGKVAVSTMHLAKGLEYRAVIVMACDDEVMPSQERIEAIGDTADLEDVYNTERYLLYVACTRARDYLMVTSVEPASEFLDDLLL
- a CDS encoding DUF932 domain-containing protein codes for the protein MITDTIEPVSPAAPQRCNLLLHCGSHAVSRCDLAQIKTPRATSTWRPIPHIRLLQVVERALLEQGFTVAGQAHGLTHDNARYFGLIEVDAPVSGLEYTYVVGVRNSHDQRFSAGIVAGSQVLVCDNLSFSGEIQLARKHTPRILHDLPGLAKQAVSGLKHHWDKHDRRVNYYRRITLQNRTAHDLIVRAVDAGVMANSTIPKVLREWRQPRHEAFQPRTAWSLQNAFTEALKGNLNLLPTRTHRLHQLLDNALGLN